GCCTATGCTGGTTTTGCTAAACTTGGAGCGCGCTTGCAGGATCTTGAGCAGGTGTTTGCGTACATCACTCACAGCGGTGATGACTCAAAGTTAGCTTTAAAGCGATATAGTGAGTTAGTTGCCAAGAGTGTTGCTCCACCGTATGGGGGAGTCATGGGCAAAGCAAATGTGGTTTATGTGGATACATTTACTCCCAAGCAAACCTGGTCGGTATCTCAGGTAATTACATCTGGACAGATGCAGGTTCTACTGACTTGTGATGGAGAAACTCGTGCCTACCGGTCGGTACGTGTTGTGGAAGAGAACCCGAGTGAGGGTAGTTTTTCAGTTGTAATGTTAGCTTGAACATTATTCATCCATAAAACACAGCCAATAGCGTGTTGCTTTGAGTTTGCCTGTTTTGCGTAGAATTTGTTTTTCTACCAGGTCCTTTAGATCACGTGTTGCAGTTGATGGTGAAGTTTTTGCAATTTTAGTATAATTATCTGCACTTAATCCCCCAGTAAACCCTTTGGGTCCTTCTCGAAGCATGCGGAAAATAACCTTGTGTTGCCGGGGATTCATTTTGTTGGCGAATTGGTCAAAAAATTTTGTTTTTTTGATAATAAATTCTATGCCTGCAATGGTGTATTCTTGAGCTAGCAGAATTGTTTTTGAAAAATAAATTAGAAAGTCGGTAATCTTATTACTCTTGTTTTGGATTTCCAGAGCGCTGTAATAAGCTTTTTTATTAGAGCTAATTGCTTGAGATATTGCAATAAGGGTTGGCTGTTGTAGATACTGAGCCATGATCTTTTCGACAATGGTGCGTCCAATGCGCCCATTACCATCTTCAAATGGGTGAATTGATACAAAGTATAGATGGGCTATTCCAGCTCTGATCAAAGGTGGCAGTGGTTTTTCTCCATTAGGTGCAGTGGTATTAAACCAGTTAATAAAGGCGTCCATTTCAGACATGACTTGTTTTGAAGGGGGAGCTTCAAAATGGACTTTTGGGTTATGAATAGCCCCTGAGATAATTTGCATTGACTCAATATGGGTACGGTAACGGCCAATATCATGTAAATCGCGTCTGCCACTCATTAACATTGCATGCCATTTCCAAAGCACTTCATGTGTAAGAGGGAGTTTGTAGTGATAATATAAGTCTGTCATCATTTCAGCAATGCCATTTTCTGCAGGATGATTTCTGGAAAGTGGTGCTGCAAGCCCAAAGTATCTTTTTATAGAAGATTGTAAACTAGCACGATCAAGAAACTCTCCCTCAATCTCAGAGGTTTTAATGGCTTCATTGCAGATTAGTTTAACCGTAATGCTTTTCTGATCTGCAGCAGAGATATGCTTATAAAGCCCAGAAACGACACCAGATTGCCGTAAAAATTTATTTTCAAAATCTATTAATTGTTTCGTATCGTATTGGAAATTTGGCCAATCATCTTGCTGCCAGTTCCAAATAGTTTTCTTAGTCATGAGCTATAAACCTTCTGTTTATGGCTCATAATATGCTTGTTTATGAGCTATAACAATCTTTTTATTGCCCAACAAAGAAAGGAGTATGCACCATGAGCATAATCTACCGTAGCGAAAAGGGGGCGCCCTTAACCATTGAAGAAATGGACAATAACTTCTGTGAGCTCGAGCAAC
The genomic region above belongs to Pseudomonadota bacterium and contains:
- a CDS encoding Fic family protein — translated: MTKKTIWNWQQDDWPNFQYDTKQLIDFENKFLRQSGVVSGLYKHISAADQKSITVKLICNEAIKTSEIEGEFLDRASLQSSIKRYFGLAAPLSRNHPAENGIAEMMTDLYYHYKLPLTHEVLWKWHAMLMSGRRDLHDIGRYRTHIESMQIISGAIHNPKVHFEAPPSKQVMSEMDAFINWFNTTAPNGEKPLPPLIRAGIAHLYFVSIHPFEDGNGRIGRTIVEKIMAQYLQQPTLIAISQAISSNKKAYYSALEIQNKSNKITDFLIYFSKTILLAQEYTIAGIEFIIKKTKFFDQFANKMNPRQHKVIFRMLREGPKGFTGGLSADNYTKIAKTSPSTATRDLKDLVEKQILRKTGKLKATRYWLCFMDE